Proteins found in one Geomonas subterranea genomic segment:
- a CDS encoding sigma-54-dependent transcriptional regulator: MAKILIIDDEETVCESMSLVGKRAGHETSCARTLAAGCQMASAGDFDLVFLDVRLPDGNGLEMLPRLAQAPSKPEIVIMTGFGDPAGAELAINSGAWDYIEKGSSVKDITLSLVRALEYRKQKLSLSAHQEVVALKRESIIGNSPALNACLDAVARAAVSDAGVLILGETGSGKELFARAVHQNSKRSDKPFVVVDCASLPETLVESLLFGHEKGAFTGAEKARDGLISQAHGGTLFLDEVGELPFATQKAFLRVLQERRYRPVGGQRELESDFRLVAATNRNLNQMAEAGTFRSDLIFRLSTFVIELPPLRDRSDDIKELARYYMDKFCEHNGLSPKGSCPEFMETLQAYSWPGNVREFINTIERTVLTAREQPVLFAQHLPTQIRVQVTQSAVNRHETSAAPPAQPSPRAELPKLNDFRDNVYNQAEKRYLCDLMSLSQNDIATACNLSGLSQSRLYALLKIHDLHRPT, from the coding sequence ATGGCGAAGATCCTGATCATCGACGACGAGGAGACCGTCTGCGAGTCCATGTCCCTGGTGGGCAAGCGCGCCGGGCACGAAACGAGCTGCGCCAGGACGCTGGCCGCCGGTTGCCAGATGGCTTCCGCAGGGGACTTCGACCTGGTTTTTCTCGACGTGCGGCTTCCCGACGGCAACGGACTGGAGATGCTGCCGCGCCTGGCGCAGGCGCCCTCCAAGCCGGAGATCGTCATCATGACCGGGTTCGGCGACCCGGCGGGCGCGGAGCTTGCCATCAACAGCGGCGCCTGGGATTACATCGAGAAGGGCTCCTCCGTGAAGGACATCACCCTCTCCCTGGTGCGGGCCCTGGAGTACCGCAAGCAGAAGCTCTCGCTCTCGGCCCACCAGGAGGTGGTCGCCTTGAAGCGGGAAAGCATCATCGGCAACAGCCCCGCGTTGAACGCGTGCCTTGACGCGGTGGCGCGCGCGGCGGTGAGCGATGCGGGCGTCCTGATCCTGGGGGAAACGGGGTCGGGAAAGGAGCTTTTCGCGAGGGCGGTGCACCAGAACAGTAAGCGCAGCGACAAGCCCTTCGTGGTGGTGGATTGCGCGAGCCTTCCGGAGACGCTGGTGGAGAGCCTGCTCTTCGGGCACGAGAAGGGGGCATTCACCGGTGCCGAAAAAGCCCGCGACGGGCTCATCAGCCAGGCCCACGGGGGGACCCTGTTTCTGGACGAGGTGGGGGAACTCCCCTTCGCCACGCAAAAGGCTTTCCTCAGGGTCCTGCAGGAGAGGCGCTATCGTCCGGTGGGAGGGCAGCGCGAGCTGGAGAGTGATTTCAGGCTGGTCGCCGCCACGAACCGGAACTTGAACCAGATGGCGGAAGCCGGGACGTTCCGAAGCGACCTCATCTTCAGGTTGAGCACCTTCGTCATCGAGCTCCCCCCGTTGCGCGACCGAAGCGACGACATAAAAGAGCTTGCCCGTTACTACATGGACAAATTCTGCGAGCATAACGGTCTCTCACCCAAGGGGAGCTGTCCGGAGTTCATGGAGACGCTGCAGGCGTACAGCTGGCCGGGCAACGTCCGTGAATTCATCAACACCATCGAGCGTACGGTGCTGACCGCGCGGGAGCAGCCGGTCCTTTTCGCCCAGCACCTCCCTACGCAGATCCGGGTCCAGGTCACCCAAAGCGCGGTGAACCGCCACGAGACATCGGCCGCTCCCCCGGCTCAGCCGTCACCTCGCGCCGAACTCCCCAAGCTGAACGATTTCCGTGACAACGTCTATAACCAGGCGGAAAAGCGCTACCTGTGCGACCTGATGTCGCTTTCCCAAAACGATATCGCCACCGCCTGCAACCTCTCCGGGCTCTCGCAATCGCGACTCTACGCCCTCTTGAAGATCCACGACCTGCACCGCCCGACCTAG
- a CDS encoding cytochrome c3 family protein, which yields MSSYKHFIVAALSISAISVSSPAALQCAPVPDSVTLNPNGKLYSPFTFNHAKHIQSIKECADCHHHTTGTLVLAPNCARCHQNSSPTAVVSCKGCHLAAPFSPETLAAKRADKQRYHLDKMGLKGAMHQNCIGCHNKLGNGPTGCQDCHPRTKEGAAFYSTNRKGAKPAHAEEE from the coding sequence ATGTCCTCTTACAAACACTTTATAGTTGCCGCGCTATCCATAAGCGCCATCTCGGTGTCCTCCCCTGCTGCGCTGCAGTGCGCGCCGGTGCCGGATTCCGTCACACTGAACCCGAACGGCAAGCTGTACAGCCCGTTCACCTTCAACCACGCCAAGCACATCCAGTCGATCAAGGAATGCGCCGACTGCCACCACCACACCACCGGCACCCTGGTCCTCGCCCCCAACTGCGCCCGCTGCCACCAGAACTCGAGCCCGACCGCGGTGGTCTCCTGCAAGGGGTGCCACCTGGCCGCCCCGTTCTCTCCGGAGACCCTGGCCGCCAAGCGCGCCGACAAGCAGCGTTACCACCTGGACAAGATGGGGCTCAAGGGGGCGATGCACCAAAACTGCATCGGCTGCCACAACAAGCTCGGCAACGGCCCGACCGGGTGCCAGGACTGCCACCCGCGCACCAAGGAAGGCGCAGCCTTCTACAGCACGAACCGCAAGGGAGCCAAACCCGCCCATGCAGAAGAGGAATGA
- a CDS encoding cytochrome c3 family protein gives MKPADLQKMSLLAKLALCAWALAGLIAQANAWGFSYGDQTANNQVCLSCHGKTGEVPKGTYIDPQRFTQTAHANLGCEACHATVPANHPDGNKVPKADCRECHSGISEEYARGLHASKTSCNGCHNPHLVQNPKDVSGQEINMICSNCHNSLEMTAKHGEWLPQSELHLRMLPCITCHTGARDYYISMYIVKSKGDSRFGKREVAEYDELKTMAGGRPIVSLIDTNRDNYVSLEELRVFNRTQTSLHLYGMMTPATVSHKFEILDSRRNCSFCHTSGSGPMQTSFIAVPEADGTFLRVPVEKGAVLDALYAAPDFYMMGSTKNAKLNQIGLAIICCGLIMPVGHGFVRFLTRKNRKQKEHQS, from the coding sequence GTGAAACCAGCCGACCTACAAAAGATGAGTTTGCTCGCAAAGCTGGCGTTGTGCGCCTGGGCCCTTGCCGGGCTTATCGCTCAAGCCAACGCCTGGGGCTTCTCTTACGGGGACCAGACCGCCAACAACCAGGTCTGCCTGTCCTGTCATGGTAAAACTGGCGAGGTGCCCAAGGGGACCTACATCGACCCGCAACGCTTCACACAGACCGCCCACGCCAACCTCGGGTGTGAAGCCTGCCACGCGACCGTCCCCGCCAACCACCCCGACGGTAACAAGGTGCCTAAGGCCGACTGCCGCGAATGCCACTCCGGCATCAGCGAGGAGTACGCCAGGGGGCTGCACGCCTCCAAGACCTCCTGCAATGGCTGCCATAATCCGCACCTGGTGCAGAACCCCAAGGACGTTTCCGGACAGGAGATCAACATGATCTGCTCCAACTGCCACAACTCCTTGGAGATGACCGCGAAGCATGGCGAATGGCTACCCCAGTCGGAACTGCACCTGCGCATGCTGCCGTGCATCACCTGCCATACCGGTGCCCGGGACTACTACATCAGCATGTACATCGTCAAGAGCAAGGGTGACAGCCGGTTCGGCAAGCGGGAAGTCGCCGAGTACGACGAACTGAAAACCATGGCCGGTGGCCGCCCCATCGTGTCCCTCATCGACACCAACCGGGACAACTACGTTTCTCTCGAGGAATTGCGCGTCTTCAACCGGACCCAGACGTCGCTCCATCTGTACGGGATGATGACCCCCGCGACGGTCTCACACAAGTTCGAGATTCTCGACAGCAGGCGTAACTGCAGTTTCTGCCATACCTCGGGCTCCGGGCCGATGCAGACCAGTTTCATAGCCGTGCCGGAAGCCGATGGCACCTTCCTGAGAGTGCCGGTGGAAAAGGGGGCGGTCCTCGATGCCCTCTACGCCGCTCCGGATTTCTACATGATGGGGTCCACCAAGAACGCGAAGCTGAATCAGATCGGGCTCGCCATCATCTGCTGCGGTCTCATCATGCCGGTGGGACACGGGTTCGTACGGTTCCTGACCCGTAAAAATAGGAAACAAAAGGAGCATCAGTCATGA
- a CDS encoding hybrid sensor histidine kinase/response regulator, producing MKRISDERKLTPLNISIVYAVVGILWGAASCLFPAVLAHKSFMYTSVETLNHAFFILATAALLYLLISRSEGDVVRGRESLFRVNRALKTFSGCNQALVRATEELQLMKDICRTIVETGGYKLAWVGMAEHDDWKTVRPVAQWGDQGGYLTQLDMSWADIDRGRGPTGTAIRTGTTRIVQNIRFDASWALWREEALKHGFAASVSLPLVNEGRPLGALVIFAGEKRAFGKQEVKLLEQLADDLSFGIATLRMNVERKKAEQEIMLLASVIEQSREGLILFDSDGTIQYVNPAIETITGHDAQSVVGRNVAALGDGDSGAELYRSVWDDLTKGERRTGGHFIQKGKEGDYYEIDTTFWSISDSCGTVKNHAALVRDVTHELQLERQLRQAQRMEAIATLAGGIAHDFNNNLASIITCTEMARDDVPPDSPLRELLDVVLKSSYRGRKLVKQILTFCCKGEQERQPVQVESIVNECLNLMRPSIPSSITVCSRLEQDQGLIMADPTQIHQIIMNLVTNASHAMRLKGGTLELALEDVTLDAETLGAPDLPPGPYLKLTVKDSGHGMDQKTMEQIFDPFFTTKGHNEGTGLGLSVVHGIVRNHGGGITVSSRPGVGATFEVFLPRIGAVQNNSLLQTEAASLTGTGRILFVDDEEDVVFSGKKMLERLGYQVVTGRDGVEALEIFRADPGAVDLVITDQTMPRMTGIELSRELVAVRSDLPVILCTGLGSGVDRTAQREEAEQAGVREVAYKPLDREEMTAMIRRVLTPDGEA from the coding sequence ATGAAAAGAATAAGCGATGAACGGAAGCTGACTCCCCTCAATATCTCCATTGTCTATGCCGTAGTGGGCATCCTCTGGGGTGCCGCTTCCTGCCTGTTCCCCGCCGTGCTGGCACATAAAAGCTTCATGTACACCTCCGTGGAGACCCTGAACCACGCCTTCTTCATACTTGCCACGGCAGCGCTCCTCTATCTGCTGATCAGTCGCAGCGAGGGGGACGTGGTGCGCGGCAGGGAATCCCTGTTTAGGGTGAACCGGGCGCTTAAGACCTTTAGCGGCTGCAACCAGGCCCTGGTGCGAGCAACGGAAGAGCTGCAGTTGATGAAGGATATCTGCCGCACCATCGTGGAGACCGGCGGGTACAAGCTGGCCTGGGTGGGAATGGCCGAGCACGACGACTGGAAGACGGTGCGCCCCGTGGCCCAGTGGGGGGACCAGGGAGGGTACCTCACCCAACTGGACATGAGCTGGGCCGACATAGACCGGGGGCGCGGGCCTACCGGGACCGCCATCAGGACCGGCACCACGCGCATCGTGCAGAACATCCGCTTCGATGCCAGCTGGGCTTTGTGGCGGGAGGAGGCGCTGAAGCACGGCTTCGCCGCGTCCGTTTCGCTGCCGCTGGTGAACGAGGGGCGCCCCTTGGGGGCGCTGGTGATCTTCGCCGGCGAGAAGCGGGCCTTCGGCAAGCAGGAGGTGAAGCTGCTGGAACAACTGGCGGACGATCTCTCCTTCGGCATCGCCACGCTGCGCATGAACGTCGAGCGCAAGAAGGCGGAACAGGAGATCATGCTGCTCGCCTCGGTTATCGAGCAGTCCAGGGAGGGGCTCATCCTCTTCGACAGCGACGGCACCATTCAGTACGTGAACCCGGCCATCGAAACCATAACCGGGCACGACGCCCAGAGCGTGGTCGGGCGCAACGTCGCCGCCCTGGGTGACGGCGACAGCGGTGCCGAACTCTACCGTTCCGTCTGGGACGACCTCACCAAGGGGGAGCGGCGGACGGGCGGGCACTTCATCCAGAAGGGTAAAGAAGGGGACTACTACGAAATCGATACCACCTTCTGGTCCATCTCGGATTCCTGCGGCACGGTGAAGAACCACGCCGCCCTGGTCCGTGACGTGACCCACGAACTGCAACTGGAGCGGCAATTGCGCCAGGCGCAGAGGATGGAGGCGATCGCGACCCTGGCCGGCGGCATCGCCCACGACTTCAACAACAACCTGGCCTCCATCATCACCTGCACCGAGATGGCGCGGGACGACGTGCCGCCGGATAGCCCACTGCGTGAGCTTTTGGACGTGGTGCTGAAATCGAGCTACCGGGGACGCAAACTCGTCAAACAGATCCTCACCTTCTGCTGCAAAGGAGAGCAGGAACGGCAACCGGTCCAGGTGGAGTCGATCGTGAATGAGTGCCTGAACCTGATGCGACCGTCGATTCCCTCGTCGATAACGGTCTGCTCTCGCCTGGAACAGGATCAGGGGCTGATCATGGCCGATCCGACCCAGATCCACCAGATCATCATGAACCTGGTCACCAACGCGAGCCACGCCATGAGGCTCAAGGGGGGGACCCTGGAGCTTGCCCTGGAGGACGTCACGCTCGACGCGGAGACGCTCGGGGCACCCGACCTTCCTCCCGGTCCATACCTCAAGCTGACCGTGAAGGACTCCGGCCACGGCATGGACCAAAAAACCATGGAACAGATCTTCGATCCCTTCTTCACCACCAAGGGGCACAACGAGGGGACCGGGCTGGGACTTTCCGTGGTGCACGGCATCGTCAGAAACCACGGGGGGGGGATCACGGTGAGCAGCAGGCCCGGCGTCGGGGCAACCTTCGAGGTATTTCTCCCCCGGATCGGAGCCGTGCAAAACAACTCCCTGCTGCAGACCGAAGCGGCGTCTTTGACCGGGACGGGCAGGATTCTCTTCGTCGATGACGAGGAGGACGTCGTCTTCTCGGGGAAGAAGATGCTCGAGCGCCTTGGCTACCAGGTGGTGACCGGTCGTGACGGGGTGGAGGCGCTGGAGATCTTCCGCGCGGACCCCGGCGCCGTCGACCTCGTCATCACGGACCAGACCATGCCGCGCATGACCGGGATCGAACTGTCACGGGAACTCGTTGCCGTGCGTTCCGACCTGCCGGTCATTCTCTGCACCGGTTTGGGGTCGGGGGTGGACCGTACCGCCCAGCGCGAGGAGGCGGAGCAGGCAGGGGTCCGCGAAGTAGCCTACAAGCCGCTGGACCGCGAGGAGATGACCGCGATGATACGACGGGTGCTGACACCGGACGGGGAGGCGTAA
- a CDS encoding response regulator yields MQGLLIVDEDMDCRKQMAEMFIESGYNVIVTNSIESAVSGILKRTAQVVLLGTKFDEFSASEIIPLLKQCNRKLSIILIAAGTSLPLSRKLRSEGIFYHALKPVNAEDRAEIRQAVQCAFESLKLQMA; encoded by the coding sequence ATGCAAGGACTTCTCATCGTGGACGAAGACATGGACTGCAGAAAACAGATGGCCGAGATGTTCATCGAGTCCGGCTACAACGTGATCGTCACCAACTCCATAGAAAGCGCCGTTTCCGGCATCCTGAAAAGAACCGCCCAGGTCGTGCTCCTGGGAACCAAGTTCGACGAGTTTTCGGCCTCGGAGATCATCCCGCTGCTGAAGCAGTGCAACCGCAAGCTCTCCATCATTCTCATAGCAGCCGGCACCTCGCTGCCGCTCTCGAGGAAACTCAGGAGCGAGGGGATCTTCTACCACGCGCTCAAACCGGTGAACGCCGAGGACCGCGCCGAGATCAGACAGGCAGTACAGTGCGCCTTCGAGAGTCTCAAATTGCAGATGGCGTAA
- a CDS encoding sigma-54-dependent transcriptional regulator translates to MNILVVDDESVIREGLARILEGDSFTVDAAKNGHAAIELLQQKQFELIITDLKMPGMSGFEVLNAVKILQPDTPVIMITGFATVETAVEAMKNGTVDYIVKPFTPEQILEKVHLALEQKKTSVEDIVVKKEIDCHHGFDEFVGESREMQKVYRRIIQVASTDSTVLITGESGTGKELAARAIHKHSSRRDQPFVAVDCTALAENLLESELFGHVKGSFTGAVQTKMGLLMVADGGTLFLDEVSNISLATQAKLLRVLQERQVTPIGGTQPVSFNIHLVAATNRNLKTMVAEGKFREDLFFRLNIIPLELPPLRERKGDIPLLIRHFMNKFVEEVGKDLRGISPEAMQFLENYSYPGNVRELVNTIERAVVLCEGDVIQKENLELGEPAEAPGTGFDGFVPTSAEALKEMKRHIRDRSVENVEKAFVIQALKRNNWNISRAAEETGMLRPNFQTMLKRLGISVKDYFGR, encoded by the coding sequence ATGAATATTCTAGTGGTCGATGATGAGTCTGTTATCAGGGAGGGGCTGGCCAGGATTCTTGAAGGAGATTCCTTCACCGTAGATGCTGCCAAGAACGGGCACGCTGCCATAGAGCTTTTGCAGCAGAAACAGTTCGAGCTGATCATCACGGACCTCAAGATGCCGGGCATGAGCGGCTTCGAGGTGCTGAACGCGGTAAAGATCCTGCAGCCGGACACTCCGGTGATCATGATCACGGGCTTTGCCACGGTGGAGACCGCCGTCGAGGCGATGAAAAACGGCACCGTCGACTACATCGTCAAGCCCTTCACCCCGGAACAGATCCTCGAGAAGGTCCACCTGGCGCTGGAGCAGAAGAAGACCTCGGTGGAAGACATCGTGGTGAAGAAGGAGATCGACTGCCACCACGGCTTCGACGAGTTCGTCGGGGAAAGCCGGGAGATGCAGAAGGTTTACCGCCGCATCATCCAGGTCGCTTCCACCGACAGCACGGTACTTATCACCGGCGAAAGCGGTACCGGCAAGGAGCTTGCCGCGCGCGCCATTCACAAGCACAGTTCCAGGCGCGACCAGCCCTTCGTGGCCGTCGACTGCACCGCGCTGGCAGAAAACCTCCTTGAGAGCGAGCTCTTCGGCCATGTCAAAGGTTCCTTCACGGGTGCGGTCCAGACCAAGATGGGGCTTTTGATGGTCGCCGACGGGGGGACGCTCTTTCTCGACGAGGTCTCCAACATCAGCCTCGCCACCCAGGCCAAGCTCCTGCGCGTACTGCAGGAGCGGCAGGTCACTCCCATCGGCGGCACCCAGCCGGTCTCCTTCAACATCCACCTCGTGGCCGCCACCAACCGGAACCTGAAGACCATGGTGGCGGAGGGCAAATTCAGGGAAGACCTCTTTTTCCGTCTCAACATCATCCCTTTGGAGCTCCCCCCGCTGCGCGAACGCAAGGGTGACATCCCGCTGCTGATCCGGCACTTCATGAACAAGTTCGTCGAGGAAGTGGGGAAGGACCTGCGCGGCATCTCCCCGGAGGCGATGCAGTTCCTGGAAAATTACTCCTATCCCGGGAACGTGCGGGAACTGGTGAATACCATCGAGCGCGCCGTGGTTCTATGTGAGGGGGATGTGATTCAGAAGGAGAACCTTGAGCTTGGCGAGCCGGCGGAGGCCCCGGGCACCGGGTTCGACGGCTTCGTCCCGACCAGCGCCGAGGCCCTCAAGGAGATGAAGCGCCACATCCGCGACCGCTCGGTCGAAAACGTCGAGAAGGCCTTCGTCATCCAGGCCTTGAAACGCAATAACTGGAACATCTCCCGGGCCGCCGAGGAAACCGGCATGTTGCGCCCCAATTTCCAGACCATGCTGAAGCGTCTGGGGATTTCAGTTAAGGACTACTTCGGCCGATAG
- a CDS encoding cytochrome b/b6 domain-containing protein encodes MSEKTRIYLQPWPIRIWHWINASGIIILILSGAQIRFPETLSIFSSYKSAIEVHNTAGIIVAISFSFWFFYYKMVKNTLDKLYIPDEEDIKHGLVRQLLYYCFWYFLGRPSPYHATPDHKFNPMQKSAYLAVMFVLMPLVGLTGILLLNVTPLRVLVLMWGGIKVIVALHFLLACSLLAFLCTHVYLATLGDYIKPMLIGWEDVEEHEEVEPAPEVVIPGYRPVRHYPEYERALLEQRHS; translated from the coding sequence ATGAGCGAGAAAACGAGGATCTACCTACAGCCCTGGCCCATACGCATCTGGCACTGGATCAACGCCTCGGGCATCATCATCCTGATCCTGTCCGGCGCCCAGATCCGCTTTCCTGAGACACTGAGCATCTTCAGCAGCTACAAGAGCGCCATCGAGGTGCACAACACCGCCGGGATCATCGTTGCCATCTCCTTCTCGTTCTGGTTCTTCTACTACAAGATGGTGAAGAACACGCTGGACAAGTTGTACATCCCGGACGAGGAGGACATCAAGCACGGCCTGGTACGCCAGCTCCTTTATTACTGCTTCTGGTACTTCCTGGGGCGCCCGAGCCCGTATCATGCCACGCCTGATCACAAGTTCAACCCGATGCAGAAATCGGCCTACCTGGCAGTCATGTTCGTACTCATGCCGCTGGTGGGGCTCACGGGTATCCTGCTGCTGAACGTGACCCCACTGCGTGTGCTGGTTCTCATGTGGGGCGGCATCAAGGTCATCGTCGCGCTCCATTTCCTCCTGGCCTGTTCGCTGCTCGCCTTCCTCTGCACGCACGTCTACCTGGCGACCCTGGGGGACTACATCAAGCCGATGCTGATCGGGTGGGAGGACGTGGAAGAGCATGAGGAAGTTGAGCCGGCACCGGAGGTGGTCATACCCGGCTACCGGCCGGTACGGCACTATCCGGAATACGAGCGGGCGCTTTTGGAGCAGCGTCACAGTTGA
- a CDS encoding response regulator, translating into MDERGIIIADRDADFRRQVAEYFRKAGYEVETTDSTVHVLCSILQKKTPVLLLGSDFDQKVSSSDLIHLLKKCNRHLNVIMVSDDLPLSQARQVRKEGIFYQAMKPVENGDTEELGLAVECAFKTYRASRQQERMEAAMRRRAHRRESVEKQPASVPRRFSWLIALSVLVFGTSFLALSAAQSIDRGGNLGMWLFLGFSALLLVAQFFPVFRIKLPHRISAQHAAKEQAASSDKKSS; encoded by the coding sequence ATGGACGAACGGGGAATCATCATAGCGGACCGCGACGCGGATTTCCGCAGGCAGGTAGCCGAATACTTCCGCAAGGCGGGGTATGAGGTTGAGACCACTGATTCAACAGTCCACGTGCTCTGCAGCATCCTGCAGAAGAAGACACCGGTGTTGTTGTTGGGAAGTGACTTCGACCAGAAGGTTTCGTCTTCCGACCTGATTCACCTGCTGAAAAAGTGCAACCGCCATCTGAACGTCATCATGGTCTCCGACGACCTGCCGCTGAGCCAGGCGAGGCAAGTACGCAAGGAAGGGATCTTCTACCAGGCCATGAAGCCGGTGGAAAACGGTGATACCGAGGAACTTGGGCTCGCCGTCGAATGCGCCTTCAAGACCTACCGCGCCAGCCGGCAGCAGGAGCGCATGGAGGCCGCGATGCGGCGCCGGGCACATCGGCGGGAGTCGGTGGAAAAGCAACCCGCCAGTGTGCCCAGGCGCTTCTCCTGGCTGATCGCGCTCTCCGTTCTCGTCTTCGGCACCAGTTTCCTGGCACTTTCGGCCGCCCAGAGCATCGATCGTGGCGGCAATCTGGGGATGTGGCTCTTCCTCGGATTCAGTGCGCTTTTGCTCGTGGCGCAGTTCTTCCCGGTGTTCCGGATCAAGTTGCCGCATCGCATCTCGGCGCAGCATGCCGCCAAAGAGCAGGCTGCCTCATCCGACAAAAAATCATCCTAA
- a CDS encoding 4Fe-4S dicluster domain-containing protein, with protein sequence MKRRNFLKACLIGGTTIALGKTNKGWASGSFEGYPEAMGVLVDTTRCIGCRSCEAACNKEQKLPEPDTSFDDPSVFEHDRRPTAKAYTVVNRYQKEQPSGPVYRKVQCNHCNEPACLTSCFVNAYTKTKEGAVIYNSKVCVGCRNCMIACPFNAPGYDYDSATNPIVKKCILCYDTRLKYGKPPACVEICPQEALTFGHRADLIKLAHERIRATPDRYVDHVYGEKEVGGTSWLYLAPVGFDKLGFDTTLSNDPIISNVKDFLGMVPMVLSIWPALFSGIHLLCKNQEHDGHGHDTDSNQEDTKP encoded by the coding sequence ATGAAACGAAGAAACTTCCTGAAGGCGTGCCTGATAGGCGGGACCACCATAGCGCTGGGCAAGACCAACAAGGGTTGGGCCAGCGGTTCCTTTGAGGGATACCCGGAGGCGATGGGCGTCCTGGTCGACACCACCCGCTGCATCGGCTGCCGCAGCTGCGAGGCTGCCTGCAACAAGGAGCAGAAACTACCGGAACCGGATACCTCCTTCGACGATCCGTCGGTGTTCGAACACGACCGGCGCCCGACGGCAAAAGCCTATACGGTCGTCAACCGCTACCAGAAAGAGCAGCCCTCCGGGCCCGTGTACCGCAAGGTGCAGTGCAACCACTGCAACGAGCCCGCCTGCCTCACCTCCTGCTTCGTGAACGCCTACACGAAGACCAAGGAAGGGGCCGTGATCTACAACTCCAAGGTCTGCGTCGGCTGCCGCAACTGCATGATCGCCTGCCCGTTCAACGCACCCGGCTACGACTACGACAGCGCGACCAACCCCATCGTCAAGAAGTGCATCCTGTGCTACGACACCAGGCTCAAATACGGCAAGCCCCCCGCATGCGTCGAGATCTGCCCCCAGGAGGCGCTCACCTTCGGGCACCGCGCCGACCTGATCAAGCTGGCGCACGAGCGGATCCGCGCGACCCCCGACCGCTATGTCGACCACGTCTACGGCGAGAAGGAGGTGGGAGGGACCAGCTGGCTCTACCTGGCCCCCGTGGGCTTCGACAAGCTCGGCTTCGACACCACCCTCTCCAACGACCCCATCATCTCCAACGTGAAGGATTTCCTCGGCATGGTGCCGATGGTGCTTTCCATCTGGCCGGCGCTTTTCTCCGGCATCCACCTGCTCTGCAAGAACCAGGAGCACGATGGGCATGGGCATGATACCGATTCCAACCAGGAGGATACCAAGCCATGA